Genomic DNA from Oncorhynchus mykiss isolate Arlee chromosome 2, USDA_OmykA_1.1, whole genome shotgun sequence:
CAAGTTTAGTGCGCGCAAAAGTAACCAAAACAGGCCCAAGTGTTTGGGTAAGTAACTTTACGTGAATAAATTGTTTGTCTCGTCCATACAAATTCACAGGATAGGATGGAATTAATTCATGTTCAACATATTTTCGAATTTCTAGGGATCTAATGGAGTGGTCACTGCACGTTGCTGCTCTGTCATATGTATGATACGCAACCACATAATTAGAGCGCACTACAATCCAAGGGAGGTTGTGACGGCCGCGTTGTGTCACGTTAACATTATGCTACAATTTTAGTCCTTGTCATAAAAGGGTCGTTTGTCAGTGTCTCGGGTACGGCAGAGATTTGACTCCCCGTGTTTTCGCATGGCAACACAAGCCTGGCAGCTGGAGTCATCACTGAGCCGCTCCGCCAGACTAGGCCTGGAAGTACTGGAGCGAGCGTCGAGACGGAGCGTAGACTGGACGAGTCCGTCTCCCAATACAACACCAACGGATCGCAACGCCGGGAGTGAGGTAGGCCTACGTGTAATTGTTTTTATGTCTTCGCTATCGTCTTTTCTCTGATCTCTTTGAACTATATGGGCTAATGAGTATTTTTGGAAACGGTGTCTTTATCATATCATCCCCAACTGTCCATATTTTAGGTTCTGGGAAACTCAGCCCACACAAGCCTGGATGATGCTTTTGAGACCATAGCGGAATTCATGGCTCAGACAACATATCAATGCAAGGTATTGTATGTGCTCCAACCCAATCCTATTGCCCTTATTTGGTGCATGCATTTGTGAATGCTGGGTGAATTTTTGTTTGTATTACAGAACTTTTACACATCGGAGAATGAGCCTATGGAAAAGGAGAGAACCCATGTGTGCAGATACCATTCTCAATCTCACCAATGCCCAGGGACCTCATTGCAGATCAGGAAACATGTAAGGCAAAGTTAGCCTTTTAAGTGCAGCAACCTGTCATATTGTACATTTAGAAGTTTAGGACAGATCCCATACATTCAAATGGAGAAAGTCAACAAAAACATTCCATTTGAAATGGCTTTACTTGTCATGTGTTTGAGATACTAAGATATGCTTGTGTTTCTCCAGGCACGGTCATCACCTGAGGATTTCCACATTGAGGTGTCACCAGGTACCTATGCGATTACCGCGGGAATGCAGGACTCGCAGCAACAGACCCGGCTAGTACGCATTAATGCAGGAGAGAGTATGAACCTCACCTTTCACCTCTAATCCCTAACCAATCCCCTTTGACCGTTCTGCTACAAATAACAAAACTGTCCAATCGGGAACGTTTACATATGTATTTTCAAGTGAGTCTTGTCTTCTGGATGAATTTGTGGCTTTAGAGCGACAGTAATACATTTATTAATTTGCTGCTAAATGAGAAGACATATTTTGATGATCTGATCAggattacattttttatattcAATTATTGTCTTATGTCTGCCTAAATGCATCACGTAATTATGTATTTTTTACCATATCAGTATAATAAAGTATATTTTATATCAATGGTAATTTGTTTTTGGCACAGTTTTTCTTGTCAACTCAAGCAAATGTTTAAAAGCCACCTTCGAGGAAGTTGTTGCCCCTATTTCGAGTAATTCCTGTCCTAAAGTGTACATTCCTGTTTAGGTTCCACCTAGAAGACTGACGCAGGCTGCTAATACGCATTCAGGAATTGGGGATGGGATTGTGGTGATTTCCACGTGTAGCAGAGAAATATCAACAAATGGGGCACTgactgacagctgtcagtgtaactagctagcatgctaaccttaGCCAGCTCATGAAAGTTATGTGAGCACCATTTCAGTTGTGACAGGCAGACTAGCTCAATAAGTGAAATGTATCGATTATGGTAGTTTGCTGTTAAAAGGGGAGGTGCAAAAACAGTTTTCACATTTTTTATTTGCTCCATGGCAAGGCGGTCAAGTGTagggtcgtcactagttaacacagccatAAACCCTGTCTATTTCTACATTTTATTttcttaaaatcagattttaaactgAATTCTCAttttaaccttaaccacactgctaaccttaacctaaccttaaagaacaaaaagctcatttttgttttcatgaagtTTTACGatgtagccaattttgactttatCAAGTGGAAACCCAAGTGTAGACTACAAAGAAAAGCTGTTTGGCTCTCCGACAACTCTTGAATAGGGAACTTTGCAGCAAGTGTTTCTGATTAATAGACAttgccatgctggtgggtggtaaTGTTTAATTAAAACCCAGCCCTGAAATGAAACGTAGGCTGGAAGTAATTTGCACGTCATCTCCATAGGAAAAGACACGTAAGACTCACGGAAACATCCGAAGTCACACGTTTGGATCTGGCACTTCAAGATCAAATAtatcatactttgactaaaacTATGACTTATTGACTTACACTGTTGTGCAACATCATGGGTAAGCTCTGGGCATTGTATTTCTACAGGTGTGGGAGTTAAGACCCCACAAGATTCGTCTTCAATAGTCAAAACCATCATGTATAAACACCTGTGATCGTGTTGCAAGCGGTTAACTGCAGTCTCGTTTTTGGACGAGGTTTGGAGTCTGTCAGGCCAAACACATCCCTGATGGTCACCCTCCTCTCACAGCCAGGAAGTGGCTGAAACATGGAGCTGTGATTAGGTGAGCCACTGATCTCGACGTCAGGGTAGCTGATTTCCATAGACTGGAATTTTCCCCTTGGTACTTTCTCTGAAAAATCAACAGACATTGGATCATATGTATGGTGTAAACATGCATGTTTTTCTTTTGGTTTGTTTGATCAGTCTTACGTTACTCTGCTTTTCCAATATACAGCTATTTTCAACATGCCCAGTAGCAGCATGTGCATAAAGAATCACTCAGTTTTAGCTGAGTATATTCAATACCTGGTTGTCTGTGCTGTGGCTCTGGATGGcttctcctccagtacctccaggaAGGTTGGCCGTGTTCTGGCCCCAGCTTGTCCAGGGGAGAGGGCTCTGTGCTGGCCAACAGGCTGACAGACTTTCCCCTTATGGCCCCAGCTTCCTCATCACCCGACAGGGATGAAGATGATGTCTCAGGTTCGACCTCTTTAGTTTCCTTGAGCTCTCCCAACTGGAGGTCCACCTTCTTCTCTAGCTCTGCCCGGTCTTGCCGCTTTTTCCTCTctagcccctccctctctctcaggccaCGCACATGACAAGGCGGAACTCTCAGTGGCCACCATGGCTGCATGATTTGACAATGGCATGGTCCACCTGCTGATGGACAGCACTGTGTTCCAGTGCAGTACAGATAGGGAGCCCACATGGTGCTGTGGACGTGGAGCAAATTGTCATTGCAGCATGGCGGCAGAGGAATTCGCTGGAGCTCCCTGACGATCCGCTCATGCTGAGAAGCAGGGATCCACACAGCTAGATCCCCAGGCACCTGCATCAGCCTACCATTCCACAGCAGCACCTGGAGCCCCTTCCCACTCTCTACTGCAAGGGCAAATACAGACCTCAGCTTAGAGTGCAACTTATAATATAGTGCCACACACTGGTCTTCTGTGCAGCCCCTACTTTGAGCATTACTGATATGAAAGGGGTGAAACATCTGTCATAATTCTCATATCCGGAGTCATGACTCTTTCACAGCGGGAGACAATGTAATAGTCAACCCTTCTGATCAAACCGCACCTTACCTGTCACTGAATCTCGTGTCTCCATTCCGGAGACCACTCTCCCCGGACCGTATCTCCTCAGGTCAGGTTCCCACGGGGACAACACTGCATCCCCagggaccagacagtgtgtgtgggccTGAGTGTGGTTCAGCATGTCTGGAGAGCAGACTAGCTGCTGTTGCTGGGACATCCTCATAGCGTGATCGTCTCCCCCTTCGGGTCTCCTCGTCCCCGGCCTGTCAAACTCAACCACGTACACTCCTCTTCGACCCTGGGGGacagaagaaaatacatttttgctCATGGCATCGGGAGGCAAGGAACCAAGCTCAATTGGCACATCATTACAGTATATTCACTGGTAGGCTAAAGATAGCAACCCAACATCTTACATAAGCCTCTCATGGTGTTTGGTGCTTTCATTTTTGAATGATATTGTGCTTAGGCGATATGATAATAATATTCAATATCTTTTAAAAGATGACATGCGTGAAGGGATGTCTGCTTGTTACCTGGACTAGCTGCGTTACAGTGCCCAAATAGTAAAGGCCATCCAGCTCCCTCCTGGCCAACACACGGCAGCCTGGGAGAAACTCTGTGCTGCATACCGACAGGGCCCTCCCTGACAACACACAGCTACTAACTGGACAGAAGGGATTACCAAGCATACACCTGCAGCACAACCACAATAaatatgttttaattttttttacctcAGTGGGAACCAGAGTGCAGAGTTGTAGCCAATGACATGTCTATACACATCTTAGATACCGTACATAAATCCGGTCCATAAAAGCTTAGATACTGTACACACAATAGACAAATTGTCCCAGAAATGCTTGATTATTTTGTGGTTATAGCAAGTGGTttactagcctgggtaccagtctgctGAGCTAATATTCAACTCCTTGTACTCTGTGTGATGTGCCAAAGTGTGTTGAGCATGATGAGTGGAATGTTTGCTAAACAGACTGGTATCCAGGCTAGTGGTTTACAATCCCAGTGTATACATTGTATTCTGTGTGAGGCTGTTTGAAATTTGGTAATCCAGGAGACCAACCTGAGAGGAGATAAGGGCAGTAAAGGCTGTAGTGGAACAACAGAGGTGGACTGACTGCAGGACTTCACTGGAGAACAGGTCGGCACTGAGGGCTGGCTCTCAGCAGTGTACAATGGAATCACCTGGAAGCACACACCCAAGACTTTAATCATAACTCcctattcaatgttttttctttttgTGACTTAAACTTAGAGATTTGGGAAATCACATTCCTTGTTAAATTCAATACTTTTGCTGGACCAGCTCACCAGTTTGTTATAGATGTAACAGTTGCtaatgtgttaaaaaaaaaatctggctCTACAGATTTGTGACCGGCCACAAACAACAGGTACACTACCAAGACAGCCTCTCAGACTGGCAGGAGCTGGTGGGAGGTGTGGCTCAAGGAACTCTTCTGGGCCCTCTCATCTTCCTAtcagtcattggcagcacagCCCGGGATGTCAACAGTAGGTGGAAACACACTATGTGGCCAAAACgtatgtagacaccccttcaaactgacaggtgtataaaatcgagcacaccgccatgcaatctccatagacaaatattgccAGTAgaatggggcagcagggtagcctagtggttagagtgttggactagtaaccggaaggttgcaagttcaaacccccgagctgacaaggtctgtcgttctgcccctgaacaggcagaacgaacactgttcctaggccgtcattgaaaataagaatttgttcttaactgacttgcctagttaaataaaggtaaaataaaataaataaaaaataaaaaaaatggcccGCACTGAGAGTTCAGTGATTTTCAACATGGTACCGTCATGTctgttcatcaaatttctgccctgctcgagatgccccggtcaactgtaagtgttgttattgtgaagtggaaatgtctaggagcaacagcgtcTCAGCCACGAAGTGTTAAGCCACACGAGctcagaacaggaccgccgagtgctgaagcgcataaaaaatagtctgtcctcagttgcaacacactactgagttccaaactgcctctggaagcaacctcagcacaagaactgttcgtcagaagcttcatgaaatgggtttccgggcctcctgagtggtgcagcggtataaggcactgcatcgcagttgcTAGCTGTGCTAGATGGTTCGAGTCCAGAATCTGTcccagccggctgcgaccgggagactcatggggtggcgcacaattggaccagcgtcgtccgggttagggaagggttttgCCGgcggggatgtccttgtcccatcgcaatCTAGtggcgactcctgtggcgggccgggcgcatgcacgctgacacgcatgcacgctgacacggttgccaggtgtacagtgtttcctccgacacattggtgtggctggcgtCCGGGTTACATTTTACTTGCTCTTATCCGTGAATATTTTGTATGCTCATGGATTTCAGTGTGTATTGACTGCTATATGAGTGTAATAATAACAAacttggctactgtctaaaatcACACTGACACAATGAAATCTGGTGGAGGTGACCTTCCTTCTACTAACCCCGACAATGGCTAATTAATCAAGTAAGTGCTCAATGATGAGGAGTGGACACTCAAATTCATTAAGACTCAATCACTGTAAATTAATCACCAACTCTCATGGTCCCCCACCTGCTCTACTGCCCCATCCATCCCGACAGGGAGAACATAACAGCTCCCTCTTGTGGCGTGAGTCAGACACTGGATGAAGTCCTGAGTCCTGCTGTCCAGAGAGCTGCTGCTCTGCTGCTGCTTAGATAGCGACAGGTGGAACACATGGACTGGCCTCTCCCCTGCCATGGTTGACAAGGCCCGGAGGAGTTCCTCTGGGTGGTCAGGGAGACCGGTGGTGACCAGGTGGACAGCATGGCAGGCTGGGTCGCTGAAGGCTGTACTCAGGGCAGCCATGAGGTCCCTACCTGGGCTGGAGCTGAGGGAGTGAATCCAGGATAGAGCCTCGTAGACAGTGTCTGGAGCACAGGGCACCATGTGCTCAGACCAACGGGTTACCTAGGGTTGGGCAACATGGGACAACAATGGTAAAACCCAGGAAGGAATGTATAAGGTGTTCATAATGCATCAAAATGCTGAGCAGAATGTGACAAACCGTTAGCCATACGCCAGGGTTGGGAAAAAGGCATTTTGCTACAACTCGGTATTGAACCACTGCATTATCTTCCCTaaacacactcctcacatgtAAAACACTCACACAGGCATattagtcaccactagccggcctccgcccagtaccctgccctgaacttagacactgtcactagccggcaaccacctggtactctaccctgcatcttagagactgctgccctatgtacagttgaagtcaaagtttacatacacttaggttggagtcactaaaactcattttcaaccactcctcaaatttcttgttaacaaactatagttttggcaagtcggttaggacaaaaGTAACTTTTCCaaccattgtttacagacagattatttcacatataattcactgtatcacaattccagtgggtcagaagttaacatacactatgttgactgtgcctttaaacagcctggaaaatttcagaaaattatgtcatggatttagaagcttctgataggctaattgacataatttgagtcaattggaggtgtacctgtggatgtatttcaaggcctaccttcaaactcagtgcctctttgcttgacatcatggaaaaatcaaaagaaatcagccaagacctcagaaataaaattgtagacctccacaagtctggttcatccttgggagcaatttccaaacgcctgaaggtaccacattcatctgtacaaacaatagtatgcaagtataaacaccatgggaccacgcagccgtcataccgctcagagagcgccataaaaagccagactatggtttgcaactgcacatggggataaagctcgtactttttggagaaatgtcctctggtctgatgaaacaaaaatagaactgtttggttataatgaccatagttatgttaggaggaaaaggggggaggatcgcaagccaaagaacaccatcccaaccgttaagcacgggggtggcagcatcatgttgtgggggtgctttgctgcagtagggactggtgcacttcacaaaatagatggcatcatgaggatggaaaattatgtggatattttgaagaaacaagacatcagtcaggaagttaaagcttgggtcttccaaatggacaatgacccccaaatatacttccaaagttgtggcaaaatggcttatggacaacaaagtcaaggtattggagtggccatcacaaagccctgaatcctatagaaaatttgtgggcagaactgaaagagtGTGTGAGTAATtaggcatacaaacctgactccgttacaccagctctgtgtggaggaatgggccgaaattcccccaacttattgtgggaagcttgtggaaggctacccataaCGTTtcacacaagttaaacaatttaaaggcaatgctaccaaatactaattgagtgtatgtaaacttctgacccactgggaatgtgatgaaagaaataaaatctgaaataaataattctctctactattattctgacatttcgcattcttaaaattaagtgttgatcctaactgacctaaatttcaggaatggtgaaaaactgagtttaaatgtatttggctaaggtgtatgtaaacttccgacttcagctgtacatagtcgttgaacactggtcactttaattaatcatgtttacacactgttttacccacttcatatgtttATACTGTGTTCTAGTTGAGGCGCATCCCATagaactactgctgtacacaccttttctattcatatactgtctacacacaccatcatatacatatttatattccggactctgacattgctcattctgatattccttatttttatttttgagatgtgtgtattgttcggtattattgcactgttggagctagaaacagaagtATTTTGCTACATCTGGGATAACATCttcgaccaataacatttgatttgatgataatGCTTACAGCATTAACATTGTGAGTTGCACAGTACCTTGTATGAGAAGCCTATGATGTTGAAGAGCGAGTCTCTGAGGGATGCCTTGTTCAGCAGGGTCTGGATGAGCAGGCGCTTCACTGACCCCAGAGCAGTACTCATGGCCTCTGAGGTGTCCAATACAAAGGACACATTCCTGTTCCTCAGGCCCAGGAACAATGGAAGGAGCCTCCTGTGAGGCTCACCAGGTGACTGGGAGACAGACACCATCCTTGACCTAGATGTCGAAGTATTAATGAagtagaggaaaaacaaaatacCTATTGAAATGTCTCATATTAGGCCTACATGTTGTGTATACTGTATCCTCAAAGTATAAGAGACATATAAACCAAGACCTGTAAACAAACAATGAAAGGAATAAATGAAGAGCTCCCTCCTAAAAACAATTCTGCAGTGACAGGGATGTTTTCCAAAtatgatttaaaaatatatatttatttgaggCAGAAATTAATTATACTTTCATTGTTATACGTTTAGCTGTTTAATAGTATCAAATGATAGGCTACTGTACCTCTGTGAATCCCCAAGAGTGTTCCTGCCTGTCTCTAGTCTGCAGATAGCCACTAAACTCCATTGTTTACTTGGGTTGCCATGGAGACGTCTGGTTGAATGTTATCGTGGCCTCATTGGGCCGCATAACTGTCAGTCAACTAGTGAAAGCTGAGtattctggtcccagatctaGTGCTGCATAGCCAACTCCTAGGGTCTTTGTCACAGGAACGAACATACGAGTTgcctatacagcacaaacagatctaggaccagacTAAAAGCGATGAGATGGTAACGTTATATAACACAGACGTTACAACTTGGTTGCTTAGTCTTAAGGTAAataaatatatggcaaatatgtTGTGTCTCTGTGAAAAGGAAGCCCTGAGAGATTTGACTGGCCTGTGTTTGTCTTTGAGGATTATGCTATCAAAGTCAAATACAGCCTTTATTGGCTTCATGTTAGGAGCCCCTGGATACTTCTTGTTCCCCCACCGACTCTTCTTGGGCACTTTAATTACGTGAAATGACCTTTAATTACTATCTTAACTCACTTAGATTGACATTTCATGAGCGTGGCTGCCAATGTTGAGTGTGTTAGATGTGTTAAGAGGTAGCACTCAAAAGATGTTGCATCCATTTTAGAAAATGAGACCTtgtgtcaaataaataaaatattacaaaaatagaaaaaaaaaaaccATGAGTTGGTCAACTTTTATTTCTAAGTGCTGCCTTACTGCTACATACAAGTGATAGGAGACAATGCACAGTAACTGTAATGTAATGACAGAATAAATTACTTCcacttggatttcttcacattttattgtgttacaaagtgagattaaaatggatttatttgtcattttttgtcaacaatctacacaaaattgTCTGCAATGTCAAATTGGAAGAATTATTTGATATAgtcgttgcataagtattcagccacTTTGTTTAGGGAAGCATAAATTAGCCTAGAATTTGGCTGAACAAATCACATAAATTACAATGACTCACTCAGTGTGgaataataggggttgacatgatttttgaatgactaacccgtcctctgtcccccatacatacatacatctgtAAGCTCCCTCattcaagtattgaatttcaagcacagactACAAATACCAGGGAGCTATttgggcagtgattggtagatgggtaacaacaaCAAATCAGACATTTCTTATCTTTTTAAACATGGTCAAGTTAATTATTATGCTGCGGATTATATATTAAACCACCCAGTCGCACTAAAGATACTGTCgcccttctgaactgagctgcaggacagtaATTTtaaaaacagctacagagttcaatgtcTGTAAtggtagaaaactgaggatggatcaagaaTATTGTAGTGATGCcgcaataatgacctaaatgacaatgaacacaaggccaaatctacaccggagttgctcaccaagaagacagtgaatgttcctgagtggccaagttacagttttgacttaaatctgcttaaaaaatcaatggcaagacttgaaatttGCTGTCTGACCATGATCCCCAACATCTAGACAGAGCTCGAAGATGTATTTCGATAAAAATGGGCAAATAttccacaatccaggtgtgcaacgctcttatagacttacccaaaaagaaTCACAGCTGTAACCGACACCAAAGGTGTTTCTAAGGGACAGAGCTAAATGTACTGTGGGGGAGGGGCTGGTCCAACTAAAGGTGTCATAAAACAAAATGCACCCCCCTCCCCAAAGTTACAGATATTCGCACATGACCCTCCCCtagtactgtaaaataaatggAACACCCTCCCCCTCGTAGTattaactcaaaataatgtttacgACCACATATAATAACTGTAGcgaccctgtgtttataaacCGGGATGTTGACTTTGCCACTTCAGCATGCTTTTGGGGCACAGTCGATACTAAGCAGGGCCATA
This window encodes:
- the akip1 gene encoding A-kinase-interacting protein 1 — its product is MATQAWQLESSLSRSARLGLEVLERASRRSVDWTSPSPNTTPTDRNAGSEVLGNSAHTSLDDAFETIAEFMAQTTYQCKNFYTSENEPMEKERTHVCRYHSQSHQCPGTSLQIRKHARSSPEDFHIEVSPGTYAITAGMQDSQQQTRLVRINAGESMNLTFHL
- the c2h11orf16 gene encoding uncharacterized protein C11orf16 homolog, whose protein sequence is MVSVSQSPGEPHRRLLPLFLGLRNRNVSFVLDTSEAMSTALGSVKRLLIQTLLNKASLRDSLFNIIGFSYKVTRWSEHMVPCAPDTVYEALSWIHSLSSSPGRDLMAALSTAFSDPACHAVHLVTTGLPDHPEELLRALSTMAGERPVHVFHLSLSKQQQSSSSLDSRTQDFIQCLTHATRGSCYVLPVGMDGAVEQVIPLYTAESQPSVPTCSPVKSCSQSTSVVPLQPLLPLSPLRCMLGNPFCPVSSCVLSGRALSVCSTEFLPGCRVLARRELDGLYYLGTVTQLVQGRRGVYVVEFDRPGTRRPEGGDDHAMRMSQQQQLVCSPDMLNHTQAHTHCLVPGDAVLSPWEPDLRRYGPGRVVSGMETRDSVTVESGKGLQVLLWNGRLMQVPGDLAVWIPASQHERIVRELQRIPLPPCCNDNLLHVHSTMWAPYLYCTGTQCCPSAGGPCHCQIMQPWWPLRVPPCHVRGLREREGLERKKRQDRAELEKKVDLQLGELKETKEVEPETSSSSLSGDEEAGAIRGKSVSLLASTEPSPLDKLGPEHGQPSWRYWRRSHPEPQHRQPEKVPRGKFQSMEISYPDVEISGSPNHSSMFQPLPGCERRVTIRDVFGLTDSKPRPKTRLQLTACNTITGVYT